From a single Vitis vinifera cultivar Pinot Noir 40024 chromosome 18, ASM3070453v1 genomic region:
- the LOC100243063 gene encoding disease resistance protein RUN1, whose translation MDSRAREISLRLDLELDDVRIIGICGIGGIGKTTIAKVIYNQFFYQFEHTSFLENISEISKNQGLLHLQNQLLCNILEVEENIYISAIGQGSNMIKNILRSKRVFIVLDDVDDSNQLESLVGNHDWLGNGSRVIITTRNKHLLTVQRVDELYEVEKLKFEDGYELFNWHAFRQNIPKQDFINLSYDAVCYCQGLPLALKILGSLLIDKTRPQWKSELKKLKREPDKKIHNILKRSFHGLDHTQKDIFLDIACCFKGKKRNFVSRILDGCNFYVERGLKDLSDKCLITILNNWINMHDLIQQMGWEIIRGKFPNEPSKWSRLWDPEDIERAFATSEAMKKMEAVFLDLSRLKQMQFNTKVLSKMNKLRLLKVYWRRHYGHVRKDYKLTLPENFKLILPENFEFPSYELRYLYWERYSLKSLPSNFKGENLVKIKLPNSNIRQLWQGNKCLGKLKVLDLSDSKQLIELPNFSNISNLEKLILHNCRSLDKIDSSIEVLKNLNVLDLSWCKKLTSLPSGMQYLDSLEILNLNGCSNLEKFPKIRWSFRKGLKEIRLDGTPIKELPFSIDDLTLVKILSMGDCKNVRSLLSSIGSLKSLQLLYLQGCSNLETFPEITEDMASLELLSLSETAIKELPPTIQHLKQLRLLFVGGCSRLEKFPKILESLKDSLINLDLSNRNLMDGAIPNEIWCLSLLEILNLRRNNFRHIPAAITQLRKLTLLKISHCKMLQGFPEVPLSLKHIEAHDCTSLETLSSPSSKLWSSLLQWFKSAKFQDHEAQPKCAGIMIPGSSGIPGWVLHQEMEREVRIELPMNWCKDNHFLGFVLFCLYQDNGTDPYLSYDLRLHDDEDSYEAVRRGWFGCQCDYYPNIYSGVLDELWVTYHPKISIPEKYHSNQFKHIQTSFSALTVGVIKSCGIHLIYSQDHQQKNTALLDSLGTQDDDLPDNFQDNTESVAEDTNGNVKRRRINPSRGATP comes from the exons ATGGATTCTCGTGCTAGAGAGATAAGTTTGCGATTGGATTTGGAATTAGATGATGTTCGTATTATTGGGATATGTGGAATTGGCGGAATAGGTAAGACAACCATCGCCAAAGTTATAtacaaccaatttttttatcaatttgagCATACAagctttcttgaaaatattagTGAGATTTCCAAAAATCAAGGGTTACTTCATTTACAAAATCAACTTCTTTGTAATATCTTAGAGGtggaagaaaatatatatataagtgcaaTTGGCCAAGGATCtaatatgataaaaaacatTCTCCGATCTAAAAGAGTTTTCATCGTTTTGGATGATGTTGATGATTCAAATCAATTGGAATCCTTAGTCGGAAATCATGACTGGCTTGGAAATGGAAGTAGGGTCATCATAACAACTAGAAACAAACATTTGCTAACAGTGCAAAGAGTAGATGAGTTATATGaggttgaaaaattaaaatttgaagatgGTTATGAGCTCTTCAATTGGCACGCCTTTAGACAAAATATTCCCAAACAAGATTTTATAAATCTCTCATATGATGCAGTATGTTACTGTCAAGGCCTTCCATTAGCTTTGAAAATTCTAGGTTCTCTTCTGATTGATAAGACAAGACCTCAATGGAAAAgtgaattgaaaaaattgaaaagagagcCAGACAAGAAAATTCACAATATCCTCAAACGAAGTTTTCATGGGTTAGACCACACACAAAAGGATATATTCCTTGATATTGCATGTTGTTTTAAAggcaaaaaaagaaattttgtttCAAGAATATTGGATGGTTGCAATTTTTATGTAGAAAGAGGACTAAAAGATCTTAGTGATAAGTGTCTTATAACCATTCTAAACAATTGGATAAATATGCACGATTTGATACAACAAATGGGTTGGGAGATTATTCGTGGAAAGTTTCCTAATGAGCCTAGCAAATGGAGTAGATTGTGGGATCCCGAAGATATTGAACGTGCATTTGCAACTAGTGAG GCAATGAAGAAAATGGAGGCAGTATTCCTAGACTTGTCAAGATTAAAACAAATGCAATTTAATACAAAAGTTCTTTCAAAGATGAATAAACTTAGATTGCTCAAAGTTTATTGGAGGAGGCATTATGGTCATGTGAGAAAGGACTATAAATTGACTCTTCCTGAAAACTTTAAATTGATCCTTCCTGAAAACTTTGAATTTCCTTCCTATGAGTTAAGATATCTTTATTGGGAAAGATACTCTTTGAAATCTTTGCCATCAAATTTCAAAGGTGAGAACCTTGTGAAAATCAAATTGCCGAATAGTAATATAAGACAACTTTGGCAAGGAAATAAG tGTCTTGGAAAGTTAAAGGTCTTAGATTTATCGGATTCCAAGCAGCTCATTGAATTACCAAACTTctcaaatatatcaaatttagaaaaactaATTCTTCATAACTGTAGAAGTTTGGATAAGATTGACTCATCTATTGAAGTGTTGAAGAACCTTAATGTTCTAGACTTGAGTTGGTGCAAAAAGCTTACCAGTCTGCCAAGTGGCATGCAGTACTTGGACTCTCttgaaattcttaatttaaatgGTTGCTCAAACTTGGAGAAATTCCCAAAGATTAGATGGAGTTTTAGGAAAGGCCTAAAGGAGATTCGTTTGGATGGTACTCCTATCAAAGAATTGCCCTTCTCAATAGATGATCTCACCTTAGTTAAGATTTTATCTATGGGTGACTGCAAAAACGTGAGGAGTCTTCTCAGCAGCATTGGTAGTTTGAAATCCCTTCAACTTCTCTATCTCCAAGGCTGTTCAAACCTAGAGACTTTTCCAGAAATCACAGAAGACATGGCAAGTTTAGAACTCCTTAGTCTATCAGAAACAGCTATAAAAGAGTTGCCACCAACCATTCAACATCTAAAACAGCTCCGATTACTGTTTGTGGGTGGCTGTTCAAGACTAGAGAAATTTCCCAAGATCCTGGAGAGTCTGAAAGATTCCTTAATAAATCTAGATCTTAGCAATAGAAATCTGATGGATGGAGCAATCCCCAATGAAATATGGTGCCTATCCTTGCTGGAAATTTTAAATCTGAGAAGGAACAATTTTCGTCACATACCTGCTGCTATAACTCAACTTCGTAAGCTGACACTCCTAAAAATCAGTCACTGCAAGATGCTTCAAGGTTTTCCAGAGGTTCCATTAAGTCTAAAACATATAGAAGCACATGACTGCACAAGCCTGGAAACTTTATCAAGTCCATCAAGTAAACTATGGTCTTCTCTTCTCCAATGGTTCAAGTCAGCAAAATTTCAG GATCATGAAGCGCAACCAAAGTGTGCAGGAATTATGATTCCCGGAAGTAGTGGAATTCCAGGGTGGGTATTGCATCAGGAAATGGAAAGAGAAGTGAGAATAGAGCTTCCTATGAATTGGTGTAAGGATAACCACTTCTTGGGATTTGTTTTGTTCTGTCTTTATCAAGATAATGGCACTGATCCATATTTAAGCTATGATTTGAGATTGCATGATGATGAGGATTCATATGAAGCTGTGCGTCGTGGATGGTTTGGTTGTCAATGTGACTATTATCCTAATATTTATAGTGGTGTATTAGATGAATTGTGGGTGACATATCATCCTAAGATTTCTATTCCAGAAAAGTACCATTCCAATCAGTTCAAGCACATTCAGACTTCATTTTCTGCTTTAACTGTTGGAGTTATCAAAAGTTGCGGGATCCATCTTATATACTCTCAAGATCATCAACAGAAAAATACCGCATTACTAGATTCTCTTGGCACTCAAGATGATGATCTTCCCGACAATTTTCAGGACAATACTGAATCAGTAGCAGAAGATACGAATGGTAATGTCAAGAGACGCAGAATAAACCCAAGCAGAGGAGCCACCCCATAA